Proteins encoded within one genomic window of Ascaphus truei isolate aAscTru1 chromosome 8, aAscTru1.hap1, whole genome shotgun sequence:
- the SGTA gene encoding small glutamine-rich tetratricopeptide repeat-containing protein alpha: MEDKKRLAYSIIQYLHDQLHNGGLSSDAQESLEVAIQCLETAFGVSLDDHTLAMSQTLPDLFAAATIKDSPQENVVPVSPPEEDIAEAERLKTEGNEQMKVENFESAVSFYTKALDMNPVNAVYFCNRAAAYSKLGNYAGAVQDCEQAIAIDPNYSKAYGRMGLALSSLNKHTEAVGFYQKALELDPDNETYKSNLKIAEQKMKEIPSPMAAPGGIDLAGLLNNPGFMSMASNLMNNPQVQQLMSGMISGPHNPMAGAAAAAVNPPPPNDLANLIQAGQQFAQQMQQQNPELIEQLRSQIRSRTPSASNEEQHE; encoded by the exons ATGGAGGACAAAAAGCGCCTGGCATATTCCATCATCCAGTATTTACATGACCAGTTACACAATGGAGGACTTTCCTCAGATGCACAGGAGAGTCTGGAAG TTGCGATCCAGTGCCTGGAAACTGCTTTTGGGGTTTCCTTGGACGATCATACCTTAGCAATGTCACAAACGCTTCCTGACTTATTTGCAGCAGCTACAATAAAG GATTCTCCCCAGGAAAATGTTGTGCCAGTCTCCCCACCCGAAGAAGATATAGCAGAAGCTGAAAGACTTAAGACCGAAG GCAATGAACAAATGAAGGTGGAAAATTTTGAAAGTGCCGTTTCCTTCTACACGAAAGCTCTGGATATGAACCCAGTAAATGCAGTGTATTTCTGCAACAG GGCGGCAGCATACAGCAAGTTAGGGAACTATGCGGGAGCTGTGCAGGACTGCGAGCAAGCTATTGCAATTGACCCCAATTACAGCAAAGCCTATGGAAGGATGGG CCTGGCTCTTTCAAGCTTGAACAAGCACACAGAGGCTGTCGGCTTCTATCAAAAAGCCCTGGAGCTAGATCCAGACAACGAAACGTACAAGTCAAACCTTAAGATCGCAGAACAGAAAATGAAGGAGATACCCAGTCCA ATGGCTGCCCCGGGAGGGATTGATTTAGCTGGATTGCTGAATAATCCCGGCTTCATGAGCATG gcATCAAACCTCATGAACAACCCTCAAGTGCAACAGCT CATGTCGGGGATGATCTCTGGCCCCCACAATCCCATGGCTGGTGCAGCAGCTGCCGCTGTGAACCCTCCGCCGCCTAATGACCTGGCCAACCTTATACAAGC aGGTCAACAGTTCGCACAGCAAATGCAGCAGCAAAACCCAGAGTTAATAGAACAGCTGCGCAGTCAAATTAGAAGCCGGACACCAAGTGCGAGCAACGAGGAGCAGCATGAGTGA